A stretch of DNA from Lycium ferocissimum isolate CSIRO_LF1 chromosome 4, AGI_CSIRO_Lferr_CH_V1, whole genome shotgun sequence:
AGGTTGCATGACAAATACATCCCCATCTTTGTTAGCTCAATCTCTCAAGTGTTTACCAGCCTTGAAAAAGAATTGTCCGAGAAAGGAACCTCTTACTTCAACCCCCTCAGTGATAACCTATCATTTGAATTCAACTTTCGGTTGTTCTGTGAGGGAAAAAGTCCAACTGATACAAGTCTTGGCACTAATGGACCAAAAACTGTAGACAAATGGGTGTTCCTTCAACTGGCTCCGTTGATATCACTAGGCCTCAAATTTGTACCAAACTTCCTTGAAGATTTGGTTCTGCACACCTTCCCTCTACCATACTTCCTCGTAAAATCTGGTCATCAGAAACTATATAATGCTTTCTACAACAACATGGGGTCTATTTTACATGAAGCTGAGAAGCTTGGACTGAAAAGAGATGAAGCCTGCCATAACTTTGTTTTCCTTGCAGGGTTCAATTCATATGGTGGCATGAAAGTGTTCTTCCCATCTTTAATCAAGTGGATTGGATCAGCAGGACCGAGTTTACACAGTCGGCTCGCCAAAGAAATCAGAGCCGCTGTTAAAGAAGCAGGAGGGGTCACTACTGCAGCACTGGAGAAGATGACGCTGGTTAAGTCTGTGGTGTATGAGACATTAAGAATGGACCCTCCAGTTCCATTCCAAACTGTAAGggcaagaaaaaatataattgtCTCAAACCATGATTCATCATTCTTGATCAAGAAAGATGAACTGATTTTTGGGTATCAGCCAGTGGCCACAAAGGACCCTAGAGTTTTTAAGAACCCGGAGGAATTTCATCCAGATAGATTTGTGGGGGGTGGAGAGGCATTGCTCAGGTATGTGTACTGGTCAAATGGTAAGGAGACAATTGAACCAACTGTGACCGATAAACAATGTCCTGGCAAAGATTTGATAGTGTTATTAGGCAGGCTAATGGTGGTGGAGTTTTTCCTGCGTTATGATACTTTTGAAATTGAATTTGGAAAGCTCCTCCTTGGTTCAAAGGTGACTTTCAAGTCAGTAACCAAGGCAACATCATGAAGTGGAACGACGGATGTCACGGATTGAGTCTATTCGCAATAAATAAGAACGCCCTCACAAGATACATCTAGGGTTGTTCAAAATCTAGCTTTCCATGAAATATTGTATGTTTGAATTTGTAtgtaattttcttatttaaatttGTATGTGTGgccaataattaaaaaaatcaattatgaaaaaaaatttatcttaCTGTATGATATTTGTTTGACCACATTAA
This window harbors:
- the LOC132053323 gene encoding allene oxide synthase 3; the protein is MDIAIDSSVSKLPMKEIPGDYGLPFFGAIKDRYDFHYNQGPEEFFRSRMKKYGSSIFRTNAPPGPFNAPNSKVIVLLDAASYPILFDNTQVDKQNYFEGTFMSSPAFNGGYKVCGFLGTTDPKHTTLKGLFLSTLARLHDKYIPIFVSSISQVFTSLEKELSEKGTSYFNPLSDNLSFEFNFRLFCEGKSPTDTSLGTNGPKTVDKWVFLQLAPLISLGLKFVPNFLEDLVLHTFPLPYFLVKSGHQKLYNAFYNNMGSILHEAEKLGLKRDEACHNFVFLAGFNSYGGMKVFFPSLIKWIGSAGPSLHSRLAKEIRAAVKEAGGVTTAALEKMTLVKSVVYETLRMDPPVPFQTVRARKNIIVSNHDSSFLIKKDELIFGYQPVATKDPRVFKNPEEFHPDRFVGGGEALLRYVYWSNGKETIEPTVTDKQCPGKDLIVLLGRLMVVEFFLRYDTFEIEFGKLLLGSKVTFKSVTKATS